Proteins from a genomic interval of Leptospiraceae bacterium:
- a CDS encoding ABC transporter ATP-binding protein, protein MIKVQNLTKYYSDKLAISDLNFQINKGEVVGLLGLNGSGKTTTIRMLSGFLIPNEGEVWIDDLNSFSDPIEIKRKVGYLPETPPLYEDLTIRDYLEFVARIKSVSNIESEIKRVCEVTNLMDVIDQYISHLSLGFRKRVGIAQAILGFPKIVIMDEPISGLDPRQIVEIRHLIRNLSKEHTVLLSSHILSEVYLVCDRFIFIHEGKLVYDYSRVDLEKEMQKISELQIGLRGNSKEECKSFLENIIQNVEVKLLEENKDYYLFGVRPENLDSYRDKLLFNLTGKGFKLELLKKEDITLEQFFIDRI, encoded by the coding sequence ATGATAAAAGTTCAAAATCTTACAAAATACTATTCTGATAAACTTGCCATCAGTGATTTGAATTTTCAAATCAACAAAGGAGAAGTTGTCGGACTTCTCGGTTTAAATGGATCTGGTAAAACTACAACAATTCGTATGTTGAGTGGGTTTTTAATCCCAAACGAAGGAGAAGTTTGGATTGACGATCTAAATTCATTCAGCGACCCGATAGAGATTAAACGAAAAGTAGGTTACTTACCAGAAACCCCTCCCCTTTATGAGGATTTGACAATACGTGATTACTTAGAATTTGTCGCACGTATAAAATCTGTTTCGAATATCGAATCAGAAATTAAACGAGTTTGTGAAGTAACAAATTTAATGGATGTTATCGACCAGTATATATCCCATTTATCTTTAGGATTTCGAAAACGTGTTGGAATTGCTCAAGCAATATTAGGATTTCCTAAAATTGTAATTATGGATGAACCAATCAGTGGACTTGATCCAAGGCAAATCGTCGAAATTCGGCACCTCATTCGAAATTTATCTAAAGAACATACAGTATTGTTGTCTAGTCATATTCTCTCGGAAGTATACTTAGTATGCGACCGATTTATTTTTATCCATGAAGGCAAATTGGTATATGACTACTCACGAGTAGACCTAGAAAAGGAAATGCAAAAAATTTCTGAACTTCAAATTGGTCTTCGCGGAAATTCAAAAGAGGAATGTAAGTCCTTTTTAGAAAATATAATCCAAAACGTAGAAGTTAAGTTATTAGAAGAGAATAAGGATTATTATCTCTTCGGAGTTCGTCCTGAAAATTTAGACTCATACAGGGATAAATTACTTTTTAACTTAACTGGCAAGGGCTTTAAGTTAGAGCTCTTAAAAAAAGAAGATATCACTCTCGAACAATTTTTTATCGATCGCATTTAG
- a CDS encoding late competence development ComFB family protein, with product MSKTNVIHIEKWTSKVTNTLEEDIRNELKNIIQENPTWGWDQISIQDVFAYALNQLPPIYAEKGKLPEYIISSEEVRNAIMAAIKKVEANPIHYVKSEETK from the coding sequence ATGAGTAAAACGAATGTAATTCATATTGAGAAATGGACAAGTAAAGTAACTAACACCCTTGAGGAAGACATTCGAAATGAGCTCAAAAACATTATCCAAGAAAATCCAACTTGGGGCTGGGACCAAATTTCTATTCAAGATGTTTTTGCCTATGCCCTAAATCAACTGCCACCGATTTATGCTGAAAAGGGAAAACTCCCAGAATATATAATTTCCAGTGAAGAAGTCCGCAACGCAATTATGGCCGCCATAAAAAAAGTTGAAGCGAATCCAATACATTATGTCAAATCCGAAGAGACTAAGTAA
- a CDS encoding DUF4340 domain-containing protein has protein sequence MKKVFLIFIAFFVLGIVFFLSEERHEEGLSEVKFWIINPEEIHYYPPVDSSEFTNFLQTKLTFKKIELGLKKNPIFILKGNDKELKEDYLYEANYNVKNLFTELSVISTKSIISSTPELLRKFQIFTENSPSVEILKSSKLEKKIYLGEETVDKARRYLLSDNSIITASSHIFQKFTSSKMEFRDRNYLRFGEFELARIKVNGDGIRLTIENNPETKNGIQNSKFFKILNGKFRINPSDSSSLFPYLQNFKVEVYPDETDGEGFAVANELTKLDTLVELDIFLTNGLHYKIKLFPKVVLKNKSYYPVIKEVENIFIESPSYASEELVVKLINLLKKIQSDPEWTESKGK, from the coding sequence ATGAAAAAAGTATTTTTAATTTTCATTGCATTCTTTGTTTTAGGAATTGTGTTTTTTCTTTCTGAAGAAAGGCATGAAGAAGGATTGTCCGAAGTTAAATTTTGGATTATTAATCCTGAGGAAATTCATTATTATCCTCCTGTAGATTCATCCGAGTTTACTAATTTTTTACAAACTAAATTGACTTTTAAAAAAATAGAGTTAGGACTAAAGAAAAATCCAATTTTTATTTTAAAAGGAAATGATAAAGAATTAAAGGAAGATTATTTATATGAAGCAAATTATAATGTTAAAAATCTTTTTACCGAACTTTCTGTTATTTCCACAAAATCGATTATTTCTTCGACCCCAGAACTTCTTAGAAAATTTCAAATTTTTACAGAGAATTCTCCATCGGTAGAAATTTTAAAATCTTCCAAATTGGAAAAAAAAATCTACTTAGGTGAGGAAACAGTTGATAAGGCAAGGAGATATCTTTTGTCTGATAATAGTATTATAACAGCCTCTTCCCATATTTTTCAAAAATTTACAAGTTCGAAAATGGAATTTAGAGATAGGAATTACTTACGATTCGGAGAGTTTGAATTGGCTCGAATTAAAGTGAATGGTGATGGGATTCGTCTAACGATAGAAAATAATCCCGAAACTAAAAACGGAATTCAAAATAGTAAATTTTTTAAAATTTTAAATGGGAAATTTCGTATAAATCCTTCCGACAGCAGTAGTTTATTTCCATATTTACAGAATTTCAAAGTCGAAGTATATCCGGACGAGACGGACGGAGAAGGTTTTGCAGTAGCAAATGAGCTGACTAAATTAGATACGTTAGTCGAGTTAGATATTTTTTTGACGAATGGATTACATTATAAAATAAAGCTTTTCCCTAAAGTGGTTTTAAAAAATAAATCCTATTATCCAGTAATAAAGGAAGTAGAAAATATTTTTATCGAATCCCCTTCTTATGCTTCAGAGGAGTTGGTCGTAAAATTAATTAACCTTCTAAAAAAAATTCAATCTGATCCAGAGTGGACAGAATCAAAAGGAAAATAG
- a CDS encoding YkgJ family cysteine cluster protein, with the protein MTELTKGDTPLVFPKFENEDKMTVSEICCKCTGCCRYVSVDLQKPRSKDQIDLYTWYLLHKNVQIYIDNDKGWNLLFITPCTKLQGDGKCGIYPTRPKLCKDYSASSCSRTGKDHTHLFMTPDAMLVYLEEQKKKRQTKTKVKVVKKTKKK; encoded by the coding sequence ATGACCGAACTTACAAAAGGAGATACACCGCTTGTATTTCCAAAATTTGAAAACGAAGATAAAATGACAGTGTCCGAAATTTGTTGTAAATGTACTGGCTGTTGTCGTTACGTTTCTGTAGATTTACAAAAGCCAAGATCGAAAGACCAGATTGATTTATATACTTGGTATCTTTTACATAAAAACGTTCAGATTTATATTGATAATGATAAAGGTTGGAATTTACTTTTTATTACACCTTGCACAAAATTACAGGGTGATGGGAAGTGTGGAATTTATCCAACTCGTCCGAAACTATGTAAAGACTATTCTGCATCTTCTTGTTCAAGAACGGGTAAAGATCATACACATTTATTCATGACACCGGATGCGATGCTTGTTTATCTAGAGGAACAGAAAAAGAAAAGACAAACAAAAACCAAAGTAAAGGTAGTCAAAAAGACAAAAAAGAAATAG
- a CDS encoding ABC transporter permease, which translates to MMQNIKWIFFKECKLFFNTYMAALVLGGTAVLNALLVLISNFHGSSNYEDATIITFFCFMSTIIISMMILSMGSIVEEKNKGTMELLYTSPISDMDIVIGKFLFGAFVCFIVTVFINGLFPVLLYAFWKAPLYLFFTGSVGVFLLGCFTYSVGMFGSSLGKNQMLSLLIAVLIIMTLWVLGFFSHLFQAKTRSILFHLHIFSHFISFSKGVLPLSGFVFFFSGIFTFLYLTIKSLESRRWVG; encoded by the coding sequence ATTATGCAAAATATAAAATGGATTTTTTTTAAAGAATGTAAATTATTTTTTAATACATATATGGCGGCTTTAGTTCTAGGTGGGACGGCTGTTTTAAATGCACTCCTTGTTTTGATTTCCAATTTTCATGGAAGCAGTAATTACGAAGATGCTACGATTATAACCTTCTTTTGTTTTATGTCTACCATCATTATTTCGATGATGATCCTTTCTATGGGAAGTATAGTCGAAGAAAAAAACAAAGGAACAATGGAACTGCTTTATACTTCTCCCATTTCTGACATGGATATAGTCATTGGCAAATTCTTATTTGGCGCATTTGTATGTTTTATTGTCACTGTGTTTATAAACGGTCTATTTCCTGTGCTGTTATATGCATTTTGGAAAGCACCTTTGTATCTTTTTTTTACAGGAAGTGTAGGAGTTTTCCTTTTGGGATGTTTTACATATTCCGTGGGGATGTTCGGCAGTAGCCTCGGAAAAAATCAAATGCTTTCCTTACTAATTGCAGTTCTAATTATCATGACACTTTGGGTTCTTGGATTTTTTTCTCATTTATTCCAAGCTAAAACACGATCTATCTTGTTTCACTTACATATTTTTTCTCATTTCATTTCCTTTTCTAAAGGAGTACTTCCTCTCTCGGGATTTGTGTTTTTCTTTTCGGGGATATTTACCTTTTTATATCTCACAATAAAGTCTCTTGAATCAAGACGTTGGGTAGGTTAA
- a CDS encoding nuclease: MNSKVTGISNPAYNSILKDLSQIYEQSLNDGNQDWNKTILASNWKMGEIIVKIQAGKDRQAGYGDKVLTQLSKDLNQKYGKGFSDRNLRYMRKFYQTYRMNQIHSELSWSHYRCLLLIEDSRLRLELEKKAIKEALSQRDLLIRVKQVLGSSSYKVKAEIGKESMNYRLKRPLLRLNTYQLKQKFSLDSEHSVPHLDLGFFVYQTGFENLSQFKVGSILSSSKKGKSYSFQITSSTKELFTYKAFLLRVIDGDTLQVRIDLGFSIVIEQRLRLRGLDAPELGTSPGLATKRFVELRLKDCKFLIIKTHGSDKYDRYLVDVFYLKGEDNEDKVLREGTFLNNEILEEGLALLVL; this comes from the coding sequence ATGAACTCCAAAGTCACTGGCATTTCTAACCCCGCCTACAACTCCATCCTAAAAGATCTATCTCAAATCTACGAACAATCCCTAAACGATGGAAACCAAGACTGGAACAAAACGATATTAGCCTCCAATTGGAAGATGGGTGAAATCATCGTCAAGATACAAGCCGGTAAAGACAGGCAAGCGGGTTATGGTGATAAAGTGTTAACCCAGTTATCGAAAGATCTGAATCAGAAATATGGGAAAGGATTTTCTGATAGAAACCTTAGGTATATGAGAAAATTTTATCAGACTTACCGAATGAATCAAATTCATTCAGAGCTTTCATGGTCACATTACCGATGTCTACTTTTAATTGAAGATTCTAGATTGCGATTAGAACTGGAAAAGAAAGCTATCAAAGAGGCATTGTCCCAACGAGATTTACTTATTCGGGTTAAACAAGTATTAGGCTCTAGCTCTTATAAAGTGAAAGCCGAAATCGGAAAAGAGTCAATGAATTACAGACTCAAAAGACCACTACTTCGTTTAAATACCTACCAGCTAAAGCAAAAATTTTCCTTAGATTCGGAACACAGTGTTCCACATCTTGACCTAGGCTTTTTTGTCTACCAAACAGGGTTTGAAAATCTTAGCCAGTTTAAAGTCGGCTCGATTCTCAGTTCTAGTAAAAAAGGTAAATCCTATTCGTTTCAAATTACTTCTAGCACAAAAGAGCTGTTTACCTACAAAGCATTCTTGCTTCGAGTTATTGACGGCGATACTCTACAAGTTCGTATCGATTTGGGTTTTTCTATTGTTATTGAACAACGCTTGCGGCTACGTGGATTAGACGCTCCTGAACTTGGGACTTCGCCGGGTTTGGCGACGAAGAGGTTTGTCGAGTTGAGGTTGAAGGATTGTAAGTTTTTAATTATTAAAACGCACGGTTCGGATAAATACGATCGTTATTTGGTGGATGTATTTTATTTGAAGGGTGAGGATAATGAGGATAAGGTTTTACGCGAGGGAACTTTTTTGAATAATGAGATATTGGAAGAAGGATTGGCTTTGTTGGTGTTGTGA
- the folE gene encoding GTP cyclohydrolase I FolE, which translates to MEDAVKKILTEIGEDPSREGLRDTPKRVAKAYEFLTSGYKTDIDKLVNGAIFEEHVEGMVIVRDIELYSLCEHHMLPFFGRAHVAYIPNKKIIGISKIPRIVDVFARRLQVQERLTDQVANAIQEILDPIGVGVIMKAKHMCMMMRGVEKQNSELLTSCMLGEFRDSSITRNEFLDLIRTGQ; encoded by the coding sequence TTGGAAGATGCAGTTAAAAAAATACTAACCGAAATTGGGGAAGACCCAAGTAGAGAAGGACTTCGTGATACTCCTAAAAGAGTCGCTAAAGCGTATGAATTTTTAACCAGTGGTTACAAAACTGATATTGATAAACTAGTCAATGGTGCTATTTTTGAAGAACATGTAGAAGGAATGGTAATTGTTCGTGATATCGAACTTTATTCTCTATGTGAGCATCATATGTTACCTTTTTTTGGGCGAGCACATGTTGCGTATATCCCAAATAAAAAAATCATTGGAATTAGTAAAATCCCCCGTATCGTAGATGTATTTGCCCGTAGACTTCAAGTCCAAGAGCGGCTAACGGATCAAGTGGCTAATGCAATCCAAGAAATTCTAGATCCAATTGGAGTTGGAGTTATCATGAAAGCGAAACATATGTGTATGATGATGCGAGGTGTAGAAAAACAAAATTCTGAACTTTTAACATCTTGTATGCTTGGTGAGTTTAGGGATAGTTCGATTACCCGCAATGAATTTTTAGATTTAATTCGAACAGGACAATAA
- a CDS encoding glycosyltransferase — protein sequence MIDFSLVIPTFNEEENICILIPRVISLLTKAKINFEIIVVDDDSKDLTWKVVQEKFVEDPRVRVLRRVNKKGLSSAVLDGMALGKGKYMGVMDADLQHDENIIPKMISELENHDIVVGSRVVGDGGYGEWGIIRKTMSKGATLLAKFMLPIPIGDPMSGFFVLRRELYEELVPVINPRGFKILLEFLARKKGIRAKEVGFVFKTRIYGETKMTGSVIQNYLIALYDIRYGNIISITFLKYGITGLTGVFVNLFGQFMAINFLHLGDSQLYYENFTKPFLAVAIGFELSVLSNYVLNNVWTFSNTKISGLKGNIKGFIKFNLISIIGFIIQISVWRFSYQFIQDTFPQLLFPNLTYICNFTGIVLATAGNYFLNKNFTWKENNN from the coding sequence ATGATAGATTTTAGTTTAGTTATACCAACCTTTAACGAGGAAGAGAATATCTGTATTCTAATTCCGCGAGTTATATCTCTATTAACCAAAGCAAAGATAAATTTTGAAATAATAGTAGTCGACGATGATTCGAAGGACCTAACATGGAAGGTTGTTCAGGAAAAATTTGTAGAAGATCCAAGAGTTAGAGTACTCAGAAGAGTAAATAAAAAAGGACTTAGTTCAGCCGTATTAGATGGAATGGCTCTCGGAAAAGGCAAATACATGGGAGTTATGGATGCTGATTTGCAGCACGATGAAAATATAATTCCCAAGATGATTAGCGAATTAGAAAACCACGATATTGTTGTGGGCAGTCGTGTTGTGGGCGATGGCGGTTACGGCGAATGGGGTATTATCCGCAAGACCATGAGTAAAGGGGCAACTCTACTTGCAAAATTTATGTTGCCAATTCCGATTGGGGATCCAATGTCTGGTTTTTTTGTTTTAAGAAGAGAATTGTATGAAGAACTTGTTCCCGTAATTAATCCACGTGGTTTCAAAATTTTACTGGAATTTCTAGCTCGTAAAAAAGGAATTAGAGCGAAAGAAGTTGGGTTTGTTTTTAAAACAAGAATTTATGGAGAAACCAAAATGACTGGCTCCGTGATTCAAAACTATCTTATTGCACTTTACGATATTCGATACGGAAATATAATTTCGATAACTTTTCTTAAATACGGCATAACTGGATTAACCGGTGTTTTTGTAAATTTATTTGGACAGTTTATGGCGATTAACTTTCTACACTTAGGTGACTCGCAACTTTATTACGAAAATTTCACTAAACCATTTTTAGCTGTAGCAATTGGATTTGAGTTAAGTGTATTAAGTAATTATGTACTTAATAATGTATGGACTTTTAGTAACACTAAAATCAGTGGACTCAAAGGAAATATAAAAGGATTTATTAAGTTCAACTTAATTTCTATTATTGGGTTTATTATTCAAATATCTGTTTGGAGATTTTCCTACCAGTTTATTCAAGATACATTTCCTCAACTTTTATTTCCTAACCTAACGTATATTTGTAATTTTACTGGTATTGTTTTAGCTACTGCAGGAAATTATTTTTTAAATAAAAATTTTACATGGAAGGAAAATAACAACTAG
- a CDS encoding DinB family protein, with protein MNEITSLINQHKFIRNRSIGLIREITSNSYGQEALQWSMPFGKGRAHIAWQFMHCAATYDRYLNFRILNQEAKYPDLVKAYGNGSVPNSKLIVKVEEILSALEITTKPYYNYFESLSPERIEEKPHLEAEKTHREILELLNWHEASHMGQAQITWNAFRAFRGHI; from the coding sequence ATGAATGAAATAACATCTCTTATCAATCAACATAAATTTATTCGGAACAGAAGTATAGGACTAATAAGAGAAATAACATCTAATTCCTATGGACAAGAAGCTCTACAGTGGAGTATGCCATTTGGAAAAGGTAGGGCGCATATCGCATGGCAATTTATGCATTGTGCTGCGACTTACGACCGTTATCTCAACTTTCGTATTTTAAATCAAGAAGCAAAATATCCTGATTTAGTAAAAGCTTATGGAAATGGATCGGTGCCTAATTCTAAACTGATTGTAAAAGTTGAAGAGATATTATCCGCTCTTGAAATAACGACAAAACCTTATTATAACTACTTCGAATCTCTAAGTCCTGAAAGAATAGAAGAAAAACCACATTTAGAAGCAGAGAAAACGCACCGAGAAATTTTAGAATTACTTAACTGGCACGAAGCAAGCCATATGGGACAAGCCCAAATTACTTGGAATGCATTTCGTGCTTTTCGCGGGCATATTTAG
- the hemJ gene encoding protoporphyrinogen oxidase HemJ, which yields MYLWFKAIHIIALIAWFAGIFYIWRLFVYHVEATSEEVKSTLAVMERKLYKIIMVPAMFVTLFFGFALLYLQWNAFAYTIWMWLKIFLVFLVIGQHHMANFYRKKLLEGNTYPSKKFRILNEVPTLLMIIIVILVVLKPF from the coding sequence ATGTATCTATGGTTTAAGGCTATTCATATTATTGCACTCATTGCTTGGTTCGCAGGAATATTTTATATTTGGCGACTTTTCGTATACCATGTCGAAGCAACTTCAGAAGAAGTTAAATCCACATTAGCCGTTATGGAGCGCAAACTCTATAAAATTATTATGGTCCCGGCAATGTTTGTCACACTTTTTTTTGGATTTGCATTATTGTATCTTCAATGGAATGCATTTGCTTATACAATTTGGATGTGGTTAAAAATATTTTTAGTATTTTTAGTCATTGGTCAACACCATATGGCCAATTTTTATCGCAAAAAACTACTAGAAGGAAACACCTATCCGTCTAAAAAGTTTAGAATCTTAAATGAAGTCCCAACTTTACTTATGATTATTATTGTGATTTTAGTTGTATTAAAACCATTTTAA
- a CDS encoding Gldg family protein, with protein sequence MKLNSIFPFVSLLSLFVYFLTADTIVSPIGKIIWGILGIFLVSSDLLYRLFQSKSGENADQKNTRFLVSGLGILSFLFYQLRVYLDFPPLAGVSEQASSIPKLRDFLLILIIISALAFLIFTILLEISRQSIEVQYNLKQKKNTIFQNTLYSFLWISPILIAINYFAVQKNYNFDMSSLGKFSFSPTSRQILKEVKKEIQVTAFFPRPLESDDRTREESFALGFIRPEVQIILDQLKASSPFISVKFINADVEKELMADYSQVSNGVILIRSIKAKPDSVNPYMEERVIVQTKKDLEDIERKLVQAVINVSSQQKKVYFTTANGERYGVGFQNLPDEQITKLTSILAFYNYNINELGFTQGWPDKIPDDTDVLFIIGPTVSFSPIAQKTILSYIERKGKLFITIDPAGTEDFSWLLEKAGLVLKKENLRQVEGRLEIIAGKFLPHPIEELIIKKETGVFFLGNAYFDTITVANTSLTSTPLLESGFSAFADVNKNGKLDKEEKQNSFLLSTILTQKENPANPNSTENPSRTIIYSGTSWLTNRYVLYNLNSIFAINSVNWLNQSPLTEKILSKKDEKETISISDSQKTIIWSVGLFIYPALVIILLSGFVILRKRKK encoded by the coding sequence ATGAAGTTGAATTCTATATTTCCATTTGTTTCACTTTTATCATTATTTGTATATTTTTTAACTGCGGATACTATTGTTTCACCCATCGGAAAAATTATTTGGGGAATCTTGGGTATATTTTTAGTATCTTCTGATTTATTGTATCGTTTATTTCAATCAAAATCAGGTGAAAATGCAGATCAAAAAAATACTCGTTTTCTTGTTTCTGGGCTTGGCATACTTTCATTTTTATTTTATCAATTAAGGGTATATCTTGATTTTCCTCCGCTGGCTGGTGTTTCCGAACAAGCTAGTTCTATACCTAAACTAAGAGATTTTTTACTTATTTTGATTATTATTTCTGCACTCGCATTTTTAATTTTTACAATTCTGCTGGAAATTTCTCGTCAATCTATTGAGGTACAATACAATCTCAAACAAAAGAAAAATACCATATTTCAAAATACGCTTTATAGCTTTCTTTGGATTAGTCCTATTTTAATCGCAATTAATTACTTTGCCGTTCAAAAGAATTACAATTTTGATATGAGTTCCCTCGGTAAATTTTCATTTTCTCCTACATCAAGACAAATATTAAAAGAAGTTAAAAAGGAAATACAGGTAACAGCATTTTTCCCCCGCCCATTAGAGTCAGATGATCGCACACGGGAAGAAAGTTTCGCTCTTGGATTTATTCGTCCAGAAGTGCAGATTATATTGGATCAACTTAAAGCATCTAGCCCTTTTATTTCAGTTAAATTTATCAACGCCGATGTGGAGAAGGAGTTAATGGCTGATTATTCACAAGTTTCGAATGGAGTAATTCTGATTCGAAGTATAAAAGCCAAACCTGATTCAGTTAATCCTTATATGGAAGAACGAGTGATCGTTCAAACAAAAAAAGACTTAGAAGACATTGAAAGAAAGTTAGTACAAGCTGTCATCAATGTATCTTCTCAACAAAAAAAAGTATATTTCACTACGGCTAACGGCGAACGATACGGAGTTGGATTTCAAAATTTACCGGACGAACAAATAACGAAACTAACGTCTATTCTTGCTTTTTATAATTATAATATTAATGAACTTGGATTCACGCAAGGTTGGCCTGATAAAATTCCAGACGATACGGACGTGTTGTTTATAATTGGTCCGACTGTTTCCTTTTCGCCTATCGCACAAAAGACGATTTTGTCTTATATTGAGAGGAAAGGAAAATTATTTATTACAATTGATCCTGCCGGTACGGAAGATTTTTCTTGGTTATTAGAAAAAGCAGGGCTTGTTCTTAAAAAAGAGAATCTAAGGCAAGTAGAAGGTAGGCTTGAAATCATTGCCGGAAAATTTCTTCCGCATCCTATTGAGGAATTAATTATAAAAAAAGAAACAGGTGTATTTTTTTTGGGAAATGCTTACTTTGATACAATAACAGTGGCTAATACAAGTTTAACTAGTACACCCTTATTGGAGTCTGGTTTTAGTGCGTTTGCGGACGTAAATAAAAATGGAAAGTTAGACAAAGAAGAAAAACAAAATAGTTTTTTACTTTCCACTATATTAACTCAGAAAGAAAATCCAGCCAACCCAAATAGTACGGAAAATCCGTCTCGTACTATCATTTATTCTGGCACGTCGTGGTTAACTAATCGTTATGTCCTTTACAACTTGAATTCGATTTTTGCAATTAATAGTGTGAATTGGTTAAACCAATCCCCTTTGACAGAAAAAATTCTCTCCAAAAAAGATGAAAAAGAAACAATTTCTATTTCCGACTCTCAAAAAACAATTATATGGTCTGTCGGATTATTTATTTATCCCGCGCTAGTTATTATTTTGCTTTCTGGATTTGTGATATTAAGGAAACGTAAAAAATGA